Proteins co-encoded in one Ziziphus jujuba cultivar Dongzao chromosome 9, ASM3175591v1 genomic window:
- the LOC132799422 gene encoding receptor-like protein 32 translates to MLWGIIHSNSSLFLLRHLQTLILSLDNDFRGSTIPPEFGTLTDLLHLEVWSANFAGDIPLEISYLSKLQTLEVYSGNQQLRLNTSTSKRIVTNLTNLQNLTLADVDMSRIDLCFFDEFVIFFDIPLLFYCGLQGNSPNTIFHLPKLEILYLNSLPKYNWSYSLRILDLSGTNFSIDILDPTRNLKSLDGLYLSNCSSIYSKHSANHSILPNLYSLYYLNLSHNFLTNIERIPWKNLQFLDLHSNILHRHLPIPPPSVEVFSISHNQLMGEVPSLICNLSSLEVLDLANNGLSGKLPPCIGNLSGSLSVLDIRMNKFHGTIPRKVFAKENILRNLNLNGNEFEGSLPRSLLNCKKLEVLDIGNNHINGMFPHWLESLPMLQVLILRSNKFYGSIANPMARFPFRKLRILDLANNEFSGKLPVKYFGSLMAMMEANTTKLEYMGENYYQDSVSVEMKGIFIELVKIQTIFTTIDLFRNNFEGEILKLLGNLRSLKGLNFSHNKLMGSIPPSFANLSGLEWLDLSSNQFVGGIPQQLANRLVGPIPRGNHFETFDSTSNIDEAHQEGDVHEQTNEFDLWKIVVMGYGCGVVIEISIGYMVLSDRRIALFLGKLGGDRWIQRIRW, encoded by the exons ATGCTTTGGGGAATTATTCATTCCAACAGCAGCCTTTTCCTCCTTCGCCATCTCCAGACTCTAATCCTCTCATTGGACAATGATTTCAGAGGCTCCACCATTCCCCCTGAATTTGGTACGCTTACAGATTTGTTGCACCTTGAAGTCTGGTCTGCTAATTTTGCAGGGGATATACCACTCGAAATATCCTACCTATCTAAGCTTCAAACACTTGAAGTTTATAGTGGAAATCAACAACTGAGACTAAACACATCTACCTCTAAAAGAATTGTCACAAACCTAACCAACCTCCAAAACCTCACTCTGGCTGATGTTGATATGTCTCGTATTGATCTTTGCTTCTTTGATGAATTTGTCATCTTCTTTGATATCCCTTTGCTCTTTTACTGTGGGCTGCAAGGGAATTCACCCAATACCATTTTCCACCTACCAAAACTCGAAATCCTTTACTTAAATTCTCTACCTAAATATAACTGGAGCTATTCACTCAGGATATTGGATCTTTCTGGAACAAATTTCTCAATAGATATACTTGATCCAACTAGAAATTTGAAGTCATTGGACGGATTGTACCTTAGCAACTGCAG TTCTATCTATTCCAAACACTCGGCAAACCATAGCATTTTGCCTAATTTATATTCTCTGTATTATCTTAATCTTTCTCACAATTTTCTGACAAATATAGAGAGAATTCCATGGAAAAACCTGCAATTTCTCGATCTTCACTCCAACATCCTTCATAGACATCTTCCAATTCCACCACCATCCGTTGAAGTCTTTTCTATATCACACAATCAACTGATGGGGGAGGTACCTTCACTGATTTGCAACCTTAGTTCCCTTGAAGTTCTTGATTTGGCTAATAATGGTTTGAGTGGGAAACTGCCTCCATGTATTGGAAATTTAAGTGGCAGTCTCTCAGTTTTGGATATACGAATGAATAAGTTTCATGGAACAATTCCTAGAAAAGTATTTGCAAAGGAAAACATACTAAGGAATCTGAACTTGAATGGAAATGAATTTGAAGGTTCATTGCCGCGATCTTTGCTCAACTGTAAGAAGTTGGAGGTTTTGGACATTGGAAACAACCATATAAATGGTATGTTTCCCCACTGGTTGGAGTCTCTTCCAATGCTGCAGGTTCTTATTTTGAGATCCAACAAATTTTATGGCTCCATTGCTAATCCCATGGCTCGATTTCCTTTCAGAAAGTTGCGGATTTTGGACCTGGCCAACAATGAGTTCAGTGGTAAATTGCCAGTAAAATATTTTGGAAGTTTGATGGCAATGATGGAAGCAAATACCACTAAATTGGAATATATGGGAGAAAACTATTACCAAGATTCTGTATCTGTGGAGATGAAAGGCATCTTTATTGAACTAGTGAAAATTCAAACTATTTTCACTACCATTGATCTCTTCAGAAATAATTTTGAGGGAGAGATTTTGAAATTGCTTGGGAACCTCAGATCACTCAAAGGCCTTAACTTTTCTCATAATAAATTGATGGGTTCTATTCCTCCATCGTTTGCAAACCTAAGCGGACTTGAATGGTTAGACCTCTCCTCAAATCAGTTTGTTGGTGGGATTCCTCAACAATTGGCAAATAGATTGGTTGGACCAATTCCTCGAGGGAACCACTTTGAGACATTCGACAGTACCTC CAATATTGATGAGGCACATCAAGAAGGTGATGTGCATGAGCAAACAAATGAGTTTGACCTCTGGAAGATAGTAGTGATGGGCTATGGATGTGGAGTGGTGATTGAAATATCAATTGGATACATGGTTCTTTCAGATAGAAGAATTGCTTTGTTTTTGGGAAAGCTTGGAGGTGATCGATGGATTCAAAGAATCAGATGGTGA